The Hevea brasiliensis isolate MT/VB/25A 57/8 chromosome 9, ASM3005281v1, whole genome shotgun sequence nucleotide sequence TTGTTGAACCGGTAAATCAGTGTGACCCCTCCGATTTAATTATtcaacttatttttttttttaaatattggtATGGAAAATTAAACTCAAAATataagaaatttttaaatttaaaatcaattaccACGCTTGATAATTATtatgtgttttttattttaatatatttattttattaacatataCTTAAtacttcataaatattaaaaagaaaattatatatttttaaaaaaattttaaatattatattacttgaatacttttatataaaatcagaaaatactattaaaatttatgtaaatataatttaataaatgttaaaattttattttaaataataataataataataatttaattaattaattttatttatttatattaatatgtattatacttaatttattttttaataatttatttgttGAACTATTGATTCACTCACCGAGTTTTTGCCATAAAGACTCAATGGCTAATCCAGTTATTAGTTATCAGAAAATTAGTTAGTATGAAAAAAGGCAACGGTTGATTGGATGttgatgatttaattaatttgaattaaGATTGCGTAATTGTGGTGAATGTAAAAGAAAGTGAAAGTTCGTTACgtgatattaaaaaataaagtcAAAGTGTGACCACATTTTGGTTGACTTATTGATTGGGCGGCTGTAAATGAAATCATGGAGGAAGAAGGGTTCCTCATTCAAGTAATAATTTAGTGATTTAGTGTTTATTTTagtgtaaaatgttgaatttaaattttacctaattttttttttttagaaaaattaaaacttaaaaaaaatatatatattacgaTTATGAGTATGTACAATTGGTCAACTCACAAATTGAGTTATTTGCATATAACGCGACCTTTCTTTCCGGGCGGTTGGCTCGTGGTCAAATTTTCTTGTGTTAGCTTGAAACGTGATCAATTTCATGTCGGCCGACTGAGATCACAACAAAATTTGGTGTGTTGGGTCTTGTACTCCGTTTGAATGGAGGAgggcaaaggaaaaaaaaatatatattttttttttatttgactaagaaaatttagaattttttttttttaattaaaagggAAGTGTTcgaaaaatgttaaaattataaatatattcttatattttttgaaatttctttcaatttataaacaaaattataaacttattatttataaaatacatttccttaaataatttcatattcaTATCCAAacgtaaaaagaaaaaaagttatattttatcattattgtccttttatttttattattttcctttctttaatCTAAACAAGTCTAAAAAAGACTGTGGGAATGTGTTTGTAGCATAAAATTATTATAagatttaaaatgaaaaaaatatttcttccattattattattattattaatttcatttttattattttcctcCTATCAAACACAATACAAAAAGAGAGACAGCCATAGTATTTGTGAATCaaacaatctaaaatttaaaataaaaatttattttcactCGTTATTATTatcttctttattttctttcttgatttagagaaaaaaaaaagaaagaaattcgaATCTAAAACTTGtttcccttttaaaattttatccatccatattttcttttaaaataaaattattttccttccttggatttaaatatatatatatatatatatatatatatatatatatatatatatatatatatatatatatatatatatatataatttcttcCTTTATTCCCTCCATTCAAACAGTGTTAAGGACTTGAGTTGTCCTCCTCAACCTCAGCTCCCCCCTCTTTGCCATCAAATTTCgacatttttcatatttttttatctACCCTTTAATATTTCACTTGGCAAATACACAAGCGTATGATATTttattccttttttctttttgttatcaTTCCAAGTTCAACatataattaatgaaatttttaaataaatgagtTCAATTAATATATGACAAGGAAGGATGGCTAATGTTGAATATATTAgagttgaaaatgaagaaaaattttGTGATGTGTTGATCCATAGGCCATGAAGCGAAGATCACGTCTTAGCACAAGAAGTAAAAGCCTCACGTAAAAAGTCTAAATGGGCCAAGCCCAAAAAACCATCTTATTTTTCGATGGATTAAATTCCGATAGAACTAAAACTGAGCTAAATATTATGTTGTGTGGAACTGTTTACCAGACGGCACGCGAGCAGAGAACGGTGAGGCCTGAAAAGAACTAGTCAGCGTCATTGAAGCCAAAATGGCTTTATGTAATAAGTATAATTAATGGGCTTGACACCTGCATGTAACtagaatgaagttctatgaaaaTCAGAGAAAATTTCAGTTCAAAAACAGCAAGGACAACGGAGACTAATTTGCATCGAGAAGCTTCCTTACATTAACATTGCACAACAGAACATCCATAAACCCAACTGGTTATTATATAATAGCACATTAACAAAAGAGAAGTTCCTATAGTATACACTATATACGATATAGGTGCCAATGCCATTCTAAGGGCACTTAGTCTTGTTCCCATGAGTAGTCATGTCAGTGTAACATTTCCCACACAGTTCTCTATTTCCAGAGGTGCCTGGAGGCACGCACTTGCACCTAAAGCAACAGGTGCCACATGCCCTTGTGCAAACATTAGGCCTCGAGTGCAAACTACACCTCACCTTGCACAACCCTCCACAATCTGCGTACCAAAATTAACTATTATCAGTTATGGTGGTAAGATATAGATTTTTcagcaacacaaaaacttgaaaaaaCTACGGCTTTTGGACAAACCCACGAATGGCAAGAGCCTTCTGTTAGCTCCTTTCACCAACTCGGTGCTTTGCTCTTCAATCTCGATGTCAGATGAAACCTGCAACATTTCCATGAGGGTTGTGATGAAGGTATTATTTTAGGATTAGAAGTAGTTTTCAAGAGGAGAATTTGGAGACTAGAATTCTCTACCTGGGCTATGCAGAAAAGAAGGATTGCCACCA carries:
- the LOC110632043 gene encoding snakin-2, encoding MALRSLLLVAILLFCIAQVSSDIEIEEQSTELVKGANRRLLPFVDCGGLCKVRCSLHSRPNVCTRACGTCCFRCKCVPPGTSGNRELCGKCYTDMTTHGNKTKCP